In Ureibacillus thermophilus, the genomic stretch GTCATCGACCAACTTATGTTCATTTTTAAGAAAAGTATACGAGAAAATGCACCCTGCTTTTCAGGCGAAAAACATGTCTCTTATATATCACTGTGATGGAAACATTACGGTCCATATAGACCAAAAACGTTTTGAGCAAGTGATGATGAATCTGTTAGATAATGCTTTAAAATATTCTGAGCAAGGTTCTACCGTCTCTATTGATGTAAGGACGGAGAAAAAGAACATCGTGATAATTGTTTCAGACGAAGGCAGAGGAATTCCTGAAGAGGATTTGCCGCATATTTTTGAACGGTTCTACCGGGTGGATAAATCAAGATCAAGAGCCAGCGGTGGAACGGGATTGGGCTTAGCGATAGCAAAAGAAATTATTGAAGCCCATGGAGGTTCTATTTATGCGGATAGTATCTACGGAAAAGGAACGAAAATGATGATTACATTACCGAAGGAATGAGGGAGCATGTATACGATATTACTTGTTGATGATGAAAAACGAATGTTAGATTTACTTGATCTTTATCTTTCGCCTAAAGGGTACCGTTGTGTAAAGTGTGAATCCGGTTTATCAGCAATACAGTACTTAGAAAATAACAAAGCGGATTTAGTGTTATTGGATATTATGATGCCGGAGGTGGATGGTTGGGAAACTTGTAAATGTATTAGAGAATTTTCCAATGTCCCTATTATTATGGTGACCGCAAGAGATCAAACATTGGATATCGTAAAAGGACTTAATATGGGAGCTGATGACTATATCACAAAACCATTTGACGAATCCGAACTGCTTGCCCGCATAGAGGCGGTTCTGCGCCGTTCAGCAGGGAAACAAC encodes the following:
- a CDS encoding response regulator transcription factor encodes the protein MYTILLVDDEKRMLDLLDLYLSPKGYRCVKCESGLSAIQYLENNKADLVLLDIMMPEVDGWETCKCIREFSNVPIIMVTARDQTLDIVKGLNMGADDYITKPFDESELLARIEAVLRRSAGKQPKIEFQGLVWDEAQHKVQYNKHDLFLTPKEFAILGLFLKNPGRVFSREQIILSLWGYNANTEERTIDSHVKNIREKLRQAGFPIDRFLQTVWGVGYKWKG